The following proteins are encoded in a genomic region of Anticarsia gemmatalis isolate Benzon Research Colony breed Stoneville strain chromosome 17, ilAntGemm2 primary, whole genome shotgun sequence:
- the LOC142980186 gene encoding EF-hand domain-containing family member B-like yields the protein MPLECRKTTSGGKGNLGMFIERDPDIVAAGLPTAQSTETAADSLQHYLMQEEADALISDAIVPTPPPRPLPPLRKPIPRDMRNSGPFGDVPTLVNPPTDTKFQTLVKEFKETSYKSYWKTPVGRVPDPTPMLPEGFDILGTTFGKPTPCLDTLYDVVMPKVPYPDKTPPNKEAGVQLRIRNYCKPSYNPDLTFGKRTFVDKRGTFARCCLTNDKILLGSGNKMICNSIQANLQNTTQARIGEILAPNDNQREVPKDYTFGILKPPGNLSECFTNCELNKELDFFRKCVRHLNTLRKGLSKRFLPTFFHNFYLKLKYYDTDKTGWLSRDFVYKQCGIVRIRFDPALIEPLLSMWRAFDGTNIEYKTFVHVINYREPSSEMPKVLDFKPECLDYSTTYTDMVKPGQDVGNRLMAGIPSGRYIDMDFPISPDRCLVADRVCLPHESDMKSCLSPSILTKLFVNHRHMYEKQDPANVRRVFEAAGEKFTDKRFNAIWEEAQKWHSEGWVCYETFRRTLEQHPDELEFETKEEKND from the coding sequence ATGCCGCTCGAATGTCGAAAAACAACTTCTGGGGGGAAAGGGAACCTTGGAATGTTTATAGAAAGGGATCCAGATATCGTCGCAGCAGGTTTGCCGACAGCGCAGAGTACTGAGACTGCGGCAGATTCCTTACAACATTATCTTATGCAAGAGGAAGCCGATGCTTTAATAAGTGATGCTATCGTACCAACTCCTCCACCAAGACCACTTCCTCCACTACGAAAGCCAATTCCAAGAGATATGCGAAATTCAGGCCCGTTTGGAGATGTACCTACATTAGTGAACCCACCGACCGACACCAAGTTTCAAACGCTCGTAAAGGAATTCAAGGAAACATCCTACAAGTCTTATTGGAAGACACCAGTCGGAAGAGTGCCAGATCCAACACCTATGCTACCAGAAGGTTTTGATATTCTTGGAACTACTTTTGGCAAACCGACGCCGTGCCTTGATACTCTATATGACGTTGTTATGCCCAAAGTTCCATACCCAGACAAAACTCCACCTAACAAAGAAGCCGGTGTCCAGCTACGAATTCGCAATTACTGTAAACCATCTTACAATCCAGATTTGACGTTTGGAAAGCGTACGTTTGTTGATAAACGAGGTACTTTTGCTCGTTGTTGTTTGACTAACGATAAAATCTTACTTGGATCTGGGAACAAAATGATCTGCAACTCTATACAGGCGAATTTACAAAACACAACACAAGCAAGAATAGGGGAAATCTTAGCACCTAATGACAATCAAAGAGAAGTCCCTAAAGATTATACATTTGGTATACTCAAACCACCGGGTAATTTATCAGAATGTTTCACGAACTGCGAATTAAACAAAGAACTAGATTTTTTTAGGAAATGCGTAAGACACCTTAATACTTTGCGCAAAGGTTTATCGAAACGatttttacctacatttttccACAATTTTTActtgaaactaaaatattacgATACTGATAAAACTGGGTGGTTGTCGAGagattttgtttacaaacaatgtGGAATTGTTCGAATTAGATTTGACCCGGCACTGATCGAACCTCTTTTATCAATGTGGCGAGCTTTTGATGGAACCAACATTGAATATAAGACCTTTGTTCATGTCATCAATTATAGAGAGCCTTCGAGTGAGATGCCTAAAGTACTTGACTTCAAGCCAGAGTGCCTCGATTACAGTACTACTTACACTGATATGGTTAAACCAGGGCAAGATGTTGGTAATCGGCTAATGGCAGGAATTCCGTCTGGGAGATATATTGATATGGATTTTCCTATTTCTCCTGATAGATGTCTGGTTGCAGACAGGGTGTGTTTGCCACACGAGTCCGATATGAAAAGCTGTCTCTCTCCAAGTATTCTTACTAAGCTATTTGTCAATCATCGGCATATGTATGAGAAACAAGATCCAGCGAATGTTAGACGAGTGTTCGAGGCAGCTGGAGAGAAGTTTACGGACAAAAGATTCAATGCTATTTGGGAAGAAGCACAAAAATGGCATTCGGAAGGGTGGGTCTGTTATGAAACATTTCGCAGGACTCTAGAACAGCATCCAGATGAATTGGAATTTGAAACTAAAGAAGAGAAAAACGACTGA
- the LOC142980287 gene encoding allergen Tha p 1-like isoform X2 encodes MKLIILIALCVVAASAKPATYTDKWDNINVDEILESQRLLKAYVDCLLDKGRCTPDGKALKETLPDALENECSKCTEKQKTGSDKVIRYLVNKRPDLWKELSGKYDPNNIYQQRYKDKIDAVKEN; translated from the coding sequence ATGAAGTTGATCATCTTAATAGCACTCTGCGTGGTAGCGGCATCAGCCAAACCAGCTACCTACACGGACAAATGGGACAACATCAATGTGGATGAGATTCTAGAATCCCAACGTCTTCTGAAGGCATACGTCGACTGTCTACTTGACAAAGGTCGTTGCACTCCCGACGGCAAGGCTCTAAAGGAAACTCTCCCTGATGCTCTCGAGAACGAGTGCTCCAAATGTACTGAGAAACAGAAGACTGGGTCTGATAAAGTGATCAGGTATTTGGTCAACAAACGCCCAGACTTGTGGAAGGAATTGTCAGGCAAATATGACCCCAACAACATCTACCAGCAAAGATACAAGGACAAGATCGATGCCgtcaaagaaaattaa
- the LOC142980287 gene encoding allergen Tha p 1-like isoform X1: MVLWHRTGVTAQRGVEQSSRGNLVNMKLIILIALCVVAASAKPATYTDKWDNINVDEILESQRLLKAYVDCLLDKGRCTPDGKALKETLPDALENECSKCTEKQKTGSDKVIRYLVNKRPDLWKELSGKYDPNNIYQQRYKDKIDAVKEN; this comes from the exons ATGGTGTTATGGCATAGGACAGGCGTCACAGCCCAACGAGGGGTCGAACAGAGCTCACGAGGAAACCTG GTAAACATGAAGTTGATCATCTTAATAGCACTCTGCGTGGTAGCGGCATCAGCCAAACCAGCTACCTACACGGACAAATGGGACAACATCAATGTGGATGAGATTCTAGAATCCCAACGTCTTCTGAAGGCATACGTCGACTGTCTACTTGACAAAGGTCGTTGCACTCCCGACGGCAAGGCTCTAAAGGAAACTCTCCCTGATGCTCTCGAGAACGAGTGCTCCAAATGTACTGAGAAACAGAAGACTGGGTCTGATAAAGTGATCAGGTATTTGGTCAACAAACGCCCAGACTTGTGGAAGGAATTGTCAGGCAAATATGACCCCAACAACATCTACCAGCAAAGATACAAGGACAAGATCGATGCCgtcaaagaaaattaa
- the LOC142980301 gene encoding ejaculatory bulb-specific protein 3-like, with protein sequence MKAYFVLLALVAVVAADFYNSKYDSFDVQPLLENDRILLSYTKCFLDQGPCTPDAKDFKKVIPEALETSCAKCSPKQKELIRQVIMAVKQRHPEAWEQLTQKYDKDLKFRDSFEKFLNGQ encoded by the exons ATGAAGGCTTATTTCGTGCTCTTAGCATTGGTGGCTGTAGTAGCGGCGGACTTCTACAACTCCAAATACGATAGCTTTGACGTCCAGCCTCTATTGGAGAATGACAGGATACTCCTCAGTTATACCAAGTGCTTCCTCGACCAAGGACCTTGTACACCCGATGCTAAGGATTTTAAAA AAGTGATACCCGAAGCTCTGGAAACATCGTGCGCGAAATGCAGTCCCAAACAAAAAGAGCTGATAAGACAAGTCATCATGGCAGTAAAACAACGTCACCCTGAAGCATGGGAACAGCTTACACAGAAGTACGACAAAGACTTGAAGTTCAGAGACTCCTTCGAAAAGTTCCTAAATGGACAGTAA